A single window of Pseudoduganella plicata DNA harbors:
- a CDS encoding M20/M25/M40 family metallo-hydrolase: MNAQERTERINAWIDSHFDEEVAFLQQVLRVPTDTPPGNNAPHADTVAQLVEAFGWQAEKHAVPEGLVRDYGMQSITNLIVRRPYADGGPTVALNAHGDVVPPGENWTHPPYGGVIEGGYIYGRAAAVSKSDFATYIFATRALEALGVPLKGGVELHFTYDEEFGGLLGPGWLLEQGLTKPDMVIAAGFSYNIVTAHNACLQLEITVHGKSGHGAMPETGVDALQAATRILNAIYGQLPELKKIRSKVPGIDSPTMLVGRIDGGTNTNVVPGKVVMKMDRRMIPEEDPVAVEAQVRKLIEDAVRDAPGIRIEIRRLLLSHALRPLPGSEKLVAALQKHAQAVLDEAVPAVGTPLYADARLYGEKGIPAVLYGAGPRTVPESNAKKADEKLLLEDLRRATKVVALTLLELLGE, encoded by the coding sequence ATGAACGCACAAGAACGGACCGAACGGATCAATGCATGGATCGACAGCCACTTCGACGAGGAGGTGGCGTTCCTGCAGCAGGTGCTGCGCGTACCCACCGACACCCCGCCCGGCAACAACGCGCCGCACGCCGACACGGTCGCGCAACTCGTCGAAGCCTTCGGCTGGCAGGCGGAAAAGCACGCGGTGCCGGAAGGGCTGGTGCGCGACTATGGGATGCAGAGCATCACCAATCTGATCGTGCGTCGCCCGTATGCCGATGGCGGGCCGACGGTGGCGCTGAACGCCCACGGCGACGTGGTGCCGCCAGGCGAGAACTGGACACATCCGCCCTACGGCGGTGTGATCGAGGGCGGCTACATCTATGGCCGCGCGGCCGCCGTGTCGAAAAGCGACTTCGCCACGTACATCTTCGCCACGCGCGCCCTGGAGGCGCTGGGCGTGCCATTGAAGGGCGGTGTCGAACTCCACTTCACCTATGACGAGGAATTCGGCGGCCTGCTGGGACCGGGCTGGCTGCTGGAACAGGGCCTGACGAAGCCGGACATGGTCATTGCCGCCGGCTTTTCGTACAACATCGTTACCGCCCACAATGCCTGCCTGCAGCTGGAAATCACCGTGCACGGCAAGTCCGGCCACGGCGCGATGCCGGAAACGGGTGTCGATGCGCTGCAGGCGGCGACCAGGATCCTGAACGCGATCTACGGCCAGCTGCCCGAGCTGAAGAAGATCAGGTCGAAAGTGCCAGGCATCGACTCGCCGACCATGCTGGTGGGCCGCATCGATGGCGGCACCAACACGAACGTCGTGCCGGGCAAGGTTGTCATGAAGATGGACCGCCGCATGATTCCGGAAGAGGACCCCGTCGCCGTGGAAGCGCAGGTGCGCAAGCTGATCGAGGATGCGGTGCGGGACGCGCCGGGCATCCGCATCGAGATCCGGCGCCTGTTGCTGTCGCACGCGCTGCGCCCGTTGCCGGGGTCCGAAAAGCTGGTGGCCGCGCTGCAGAAGCATGCGCAGGCCGTGCTGGACGAAGCCGTTCCCGCCGTCGGTACGCCGCTGTATGCCGATGCGCGGCTGTATGGCGAGAAGGGGATACCGGCCGTGCTGTATGGTGCCGGTCCGCGGACGGTGCCGGAATCGAATGCCAAGAAGGCCGACGAGAAGCTGCTGCTGGAGGATTTGCGGCGGGCGACGAAGGTGGTGGCGCTGACGTTGCTGGAACTGCTGGGGGAGTGA
- a CDS encoding urate hydroxylase PuuD: MEVFGYLIPYGLEWLNLLVRWLHIITGIAWIGASFYFVWLDNSIRPPAPGSDLAKKGVMGELWAVHGGGFYNPQKYLVAPAELPKELHWFKWEAYSTWLSGFALLTIAYYFNAQAMMIDRSVADLTAMQSVGIGLGFLVAGWIVYDLLCRSPLGKHDLWFGIVVFALLVAAAWALTHLLSGRAAYIHVGAMIGTIMVANVAMLIIPGQRKMVAAMQAGGKPDPIHGLRAKQRSVHNNYFTLPVLFIMISNHYAMTYQHAHAWLVLAFIMAAGVFIRHFFNLRHKGRIEWRYPAIGVALLLAVAVAIAPPRPAATAAAADPAAQFAQVRAIMHERCLSCHSAKPTQPGFATAPAGIAFDTPDQVHQRAAQIHQQVVELKAMPIGNLTNMTDAERATIAAWFAAGAK; encoded by the coding sequence ATGGAAGTCTTCGGCTACCTGATCCCGTATGGCCTCGAATGGCTCAACCTCCTCGTGCGCTGGCTGCACATCATTACCGGCATCGCCTGGATCGGCGCGTCGTTCTATTTTGTCTGGCTGGACAACTCGATCCGTCCGCCCGCGCCTGGGTCGGACCTGGCAAAGAAGGGCGTGATGGGCGAGCTGTGGGCGGTGCACGGCGGCGGCTTCTACAACCCGCAGAAATACCTCGTCGCGCCGGCCGAACTGCCGAAGGAACTGCACTGGTTCAAATGGGAAGCCTATTCCACCTGGCTGTCCGGGTTCGCGCTGCTGACGATCGCTTACTACTTCAATGCGCAGGCAATGATGATCGACCGCTCCGTGGCCGATCTCACGGCAATGCAGTCCGTCGGCATCGGCCTGGGCTTCCTCGTCGCCGGCTGGATCGTCTACGACCTGCTGTGCCGCTCGCCGCTGGGCAAGCACGACCTGTGGTTCGGCATCGTCGTCTTCGCGCTGCTGGTGGCCGCGGCGTGGGCGCTGACACACCTGCTCTCCGGGCGCGCGGCGTACATCCACGTGGGCGCGATGATCGGCACGATCATGGTGGCGAACGTGGCGATGCTGATCATTCCCGGCCAGCGCAAGATGGTGGCCGCGATGCAGGCGGGCGGCAAGCCGGACCCGATCCATGGCCTCCGCGCCAAGCAGCGCTCCGTCCACAATAACTACTTCACGTTGCCGGTGCTGTTCATCATGATCAGCAACCATTATGCGATGACGTACCAGCACGCCCACGCCTGGCTGGTGCTGGCGTTCATCATGGCGGCCGGCGTCTTTATCCGCCACTTCTTCAACCTGCGCCACAAGGGCCGGATCGAATGGCGTTATCCCGCCATCGGCGTGGCACTGCTGCTTGCCGTCGCAGTCGCCATTGCGCCGCCGCGTCCCGCCGCTACCGCGGCTGCCGCCGATCCGGCCGCGCAGTTCGCGCAGGTGCGCGCCATCATGCACGAGCGCTGCCTGTCGTGCCACTCGGCCAAACCCACGCAGCCCGGCTTTGCCACGGCGCCCGCCGGCATCGCGTTCGATACGCCCGACCAGGTTCACCAGCGCGCCGCGCAGATCCACCAGCAGGTCGTCGAGCTGAAGGCCATGCCGATCGGGAACCTCACCAATATGACGGACGCGGAACGCGCCACCATCGCCGCGTGGTTCGCGGCCGGAGCAAAATGA
- a CDS encoding S9 family peptidase codes for MRKLHLKLPGACLAAALLLPALPAAAATPITLDQAMANPDWIGTPVESAWWSWDSKTAYYKQKRVGSPLRDTFVAGGTPRKVGDAELGTIDAPNLVYNRDRTRAVMVRNGDLFERDLKTGVLTQISRNTTPASNPQYASDGRSVQFRVGHDWFSWNRAERLVAPVALPRAMKDPAAESDEDYLRAMQLRLIATLKRQKEDRDAGRAQTEAERRADPTRAPTPIYLGEKIVIDASALSPDGRWLVLATSPKPADNGRVGKLPRYVTESGYEEFDDQRTRVGRNLPLAQTFRLIDLRTGQLRDIPLDALPGIGTDPLAAMRAARKLDPVKGNRAVRLDDDEGNGIAWSGDGAQVALSIRAVDNKDRWIATVDLAAARLKPLHRLTNNAWINNSYNEFGWLPDNRTLWFLSEESGYSHLYTLGADGRQRALTSGKWEATQVSWNSDGTAAWVMCNRKTPGQYEVCAVSPKDGSVREVTQLGGGVEEFTLSPDQRRLLVRWSSSYVPPQVAMVPAAGGAAVKLTDTRSLEFKAREWIMPQFVAVPSTHGAQPVWAKLYRPTTLEPGRKYPVVMFVHGAGYLQNVSHRWSNYFREQMFHNLLVEKGYIVLDMDYRASKGYGRDWRTAIYRQMGHPELEDYVDGAKWMAANQQGDIDRVGIYGGSYGGFMTFMALMREPELFKAGAALRPVSDWTSYNHGYTANILNTPDIDPEAYKVSSPIEYADRLKGHLLIAHGMVDDNVFYQDSVRMAQRLIELKKDHWELASYPLERHAYTQPESWYDQYRRIYQLFERTLK; via the coding sequence ATGCGCAAACTTCATCTCAAGCTGCCCGGCGCCTGCCTGGCCGCTGCCCTGCTCCTCCCCGCACTGCCCGCAGCCGCCGCCACACCGATCACTCTCGACCAGGCCATGGCCAATCCCGACTGGATCGGCACGCCCGTCGAATCGGCGTGGTGGAGCTGGGACAGCAAGACGGCCTACTACAAGCAGAAGCGGGTCGGCTCGCCGCTGCGCGATACCTTCGTTGCCGGAGGGACGCCGCGCAAGGTCGGCGACGCCGAACTGGGGACCATCGATGCGCCCAACCTCGTCTACAACCGCGACCGCACGCGCGCCGTCATGGTACGCAATGGCGACCTGTTCGAGCGCGACCTGAAAACGGGCGTTCTGACGCAAATCTCCCGCAACACGACGCCCGCCAGCAACCCGCAATACGCCAGCGACGGCCGCTCCGTGCAGTTCCGCGTCGGCCACGACTGGTTCAGCTGGAACCGCGCCGAGCGCCTCGTCGCCCCCGTCGCACTGCCGCGGGCAATGAAGGATCCCGCTGCGGAATCGGACGAGGACTACCTGCGTGCCATGCAGCTGCGCCTGATCGCAACGCTGAAACGGCAGAAGGAAGACCGCGACGCCGGCCGCGCCCAGACGGAGGCGGAACGCCGCGCCGATCCAACGCGCGCGCCGACGCCGATCTACCTGGGCGAGAAGATCGTCATCGACGCCAGCGCACTGTCGCCGGACGGCCGCTGGCTGGTGCTGGCGACGTCGCCGAAACCGGCGGACAACGGCCGCGTGGGCAAGCTGCCGCGCTATGTGACGGAATCGGGCTACGAGGAATTCGACGACCAGCGCACCCGCGTGGGCCGCAACCTGCCGCTGGCGCAGACGTTCAGGCTGATCGACCTGCGCACGGGCCAGCTGCGCGATATCCCGCTGGATGCACTGCCGGGCATCGGCACCGATCCGCTGGCAGCCATGCGCGCGGCGCGCAAGCTGGACCCCGTCAAGGGCAACCGCGCCGTACGCCTGGACGACGACGAGGGCAACGGCATTGCCTGGAGCGGCGACGGTGCGCAGGTGGCGCTGTCGATCCGCGCCGTCGACAACAAGGACCGCTGGATCGCCACCGTCGACCTGGCCGCGGCGCGCCTGAAACCGCTGCACCGCCTGACGAACAATGCGTGGATCAACAACAGCTACAACGAATTCGGCTGGCTGCCGGACAACCGCACGCTGTGGTTCCTGTCCGAGGAATCGGGTTACTCGCACCTGTACACGCTGGGCGCCGATGGCCGCCAGCGCGCGCTCACGAGCGGCAAATGGGAGGCCACGCAAGTCAGCTGGAACAGCGACGGGACGGCCGCATGGGTCATGTGCAACCGCAAGACGCCAGGGCAGTACGAAGTGTGTGCCGTGTCGCCGAAAGACGGCAGCGTGCGCGAGGTCACCCAGCTGGGCGGCGGCGTGGAGGAGTTCACGCTGTCGCCGGACCAGCGCCGGCTGCTGGTGCGGTGGTCGTCGTCGTACGTGCCGCCCCAGGTGGCGATGGTGCCGGCCGCCGGCGGCGCAGCCGTCAAGTTGACCGATACCCGCAGCCTCGAATTCAAGGCGCGTGAGTGGATCATGCCGCAGTTCGTTGCCGTGCCGTCGACGCACGGTGCGCAGCCCGTGTGGGCGAAGTTGTACCGCCCGACGACGCTGGAGCCGGGCAGGAAGTATCCCGTCGTGATGTTCGTCCATGGCGCCGGCTATCTGCAGAACGTGAGCCATCGCTGGTCGAACTATTTCCGCGAGCAGATGTTCCACAACCTGCTGGTCGAGAAAGGCTACATCGTGCTGGACATGGACTACCGCGCGTCGAAGGGCTATGGCCGCGACTGGCGCACGGCGATCTACCGGCAGATGGGCCACCCGGAGCTGGAGGACTACGTCGACGGCGCGAAGTGGATGGCGGCGAACCAGCAGGGCGACATCGACCGCGTGGGGATCTACGGCGGCAGCTATGGCGGCTTCATGACGTTCATGGCGCTGATGCGCGAACCGGAGCTGTTCAAGGCCGGCGCCGCGCTGCGCCCCGTTTCCGACTGGACGTCGTATAACCACGGCTACACGGCCAATATCCTGAACACGCCGGACATCGATCCGGAGGCGTACAAGGTGTCGTCGCCGATCGAATACGCCGACCGCCTGAAAGGCCACCTGCTGATCGCGCACGGCATGGTGGACGACAACGTGTTCTACCAGGACTCGGTGCGCATGGCGCAGCGCCTGATCGAACTGAAGAAGGATCACTGGGAACTGGCCAGCTATCCGCTCGAGCGCCACGCCTACACCCAGCCGGAGAGCTGGTACGACCAGTACCGGCGGATCTACCAGCTGTTCGAGCGTACGCTGAAGTAA